One segment of Sinorhizobium sp. BG8 DNA contains the following:
- a CDS encoding MBL fold metallo-hydrolase — protein sequence MDTPDLTTTLSILEPYPGIFAYYDGRVPGKRLHSDGANWLDDGAYSLGVASYAIVDRDEAIVHDTHISLDHARAIRRHIEALGVRRIRVVLSHWHKDHVAGNAIFSDCEIIALRLTGEKLAENRNRIESANPPISPLVMPTHLFEGSLALTVGGRRVELHHFAIHSADGNVIWLPDQKLLLAGDTLEDTVTYIAEPAEIATHVRELERLRQWPIDRILPAHGDRERIAAGGYTTGLIDANRSYLTRLCADVAQARAVESSLKTFIADEAASGAIIYFAPYEDVHQSNIAAVSAALGA from the coding sequence ATGGATACGCCCGACCTCACCACCACGCTTTCAATCCTCGAGCCGTATCCCGGCATTTTTGCCTATTATGACGGCCGGGTACCCGGCAAGCGACTGCATTCCGACGGTGCGAACTGGCTTGATGACGGAGCCTACTCGCTTGGCGTCGCTTCCTATGCGATCGTCGACCGGGACGAGGCGATCGTCCACGACACACACATTTCACTCGATCACGCCCGCGCGATACGCAGGCACATCGAAGCGCTGGGGGTACGCAGAATTCGGGTGGTGCTGAGTCATTGGCACAAGGATCACGTGGCCGGCAACGCCATCTTTTCCGACTGCGAGATCATCGCCTTGCGACTGACCGGCGAGAAGCTTGCGGAGAACCGGAACAGAATCGAATCCGCAAACCCGCCGATATCGCCCCTCGTCATGCCTACGCACCTTTTCGAAGGAAGCCTTGCGCTCACGGTCGGCGGACGTCGCGTCGAACTGCATCACTTCGCAATCCATAGCGCTGATGGCAATGTCATCTGGCTGCCCGATCAAAAGCTGCTGCTCGCGGGCGACACGCTGGAAGATACCGTCACCTATATTGCAGAACCGGCCGAGATCGCGACGCATGTTCGCGAGCTTGAACGGCTCAGACAATGGCCGATCGACAGGATCCTGCCGGCCCACGGCGACCGGGAGCGCATTGCCGCTGGCGGCTATACGACCGGTTTGATCGATGCGAACCGCTCTTACCTCACGCGCCTTTGCGCGGACGTCGCACAAGCGAGAGCGGTCGAGTCCAGCCTGAAGACATTCATCGCCGATGAAGCCGCCTCCGGGGCGATCATATACTTTGCACCCTACGAGGACGTGCACCAAAGCAACATCGCTGCCGTCAGTGCCGCTCTCGGCGCTTGA
- the ybaK gene encoding Cys-tRNA(Pro) deacylase, producing the protein MSKTTRATQALEKAKVAFTVHTYDYDPTADKVGIQAAEALGESPSKVLKTLMAEVDGKPVCVIVPSDREVSMKKLAAAFKGKAASMMKPADAERLTGYHVGGISPFGQRRTVPTAIEIEALAHDAIYMNGGQRGLQVRLAPTDAQAALRAVAAAVVA; encoded by the coding sequence ATGTCCAAGACAACACGCGCCACCCAGGCCCTCGAAAAAGCGAAGGTCGCCTTCACGGTCCACACCTACGACTATGATCCGACAGCGGACAAGGTCGGGATCCAGGCGGCCGAGGCGCTTGGGGAATCGCCGTCGAAGGTATTGAAGACTCTGATGGCTGAGGTCGACGGAAAGCCGGTCTGCGTCATCGTCCCTTCCGACCGCGAGGTCAGCATGAAGAAACTGGCCGCCGCTTTCAAAGGCAAGGCAGCCAGCATGATGAAACCGGCAGATGCGGAACGGCTCACCGGTTATCACGTGGGCGGTATCAGCCCCTTCGGCCAGAGAAGGACCGTGCCGACCGCGATCGAGATAGAGGCGCTCGCCCACGACGCGATCTACATGAACGGCGGCCAGCGCGGTCTCCAGGTTCGGCTTGCTCCGACGGATGCGCAGGCAGCGTTGAGGGCGGTGGCCGCCGCAGTGGTTGCCTGA
- a CDS encoding sarcosine oxidase subunit gamma family protein: MPDIALKTRPVLDNRSAVGDLIRLQSLPEETILLVIASADAGDLSAILAKAAGQESNAVRAAGPGQWLLVTTSALSAQAIDDLGAALSGKAAIVDQSHGRVRILIEGEAVEAVLAKGMPVDLAPSNFPVGKSVTTMIGHLSTHVTRMQDNAFEIIVTRSFAETLWEDLVTMAGEYL, encoded by the coding sequence ATGCCTGATATCGCGCTCAAGACCCGACCCGTTCTCGACAACCGGTCAGCCGTGGGGGATTTGATCCGGCTCCAGTCCCTCCCGGAGGAGACGATCCTCCTGGTGATCGCTTCCGCCGATGCCGGCGATCTGTCTGCGATCCTTGCGAAAGCTGCCGGTCAGGAGAGCAACGCCGTTCGTGCGGCCGGCCCTGGCCAATGGCTTCTCGTCACGACGTCCGCGCTTTCTGCGCAGGCGATCGACGATCTCGGCGCCGCGCTTTCGGGCAAGGCCGCAATTGTCGACCAGAGCCATGGGCGCGTGCGGATCCTCATCGAGGGCGAGGCAGTGGAAGCGGTGCTCGCCAAGGGAATGCCCGTCGATCTCGCCCCGTCCAATTTTCCGGTCGGAAAGTCGGTGACGACGATGATCGGGCATCTTTCGACGCATGTAACGCGGATGCAGGACAATGCGTTTGAAATCATCGTGACGCGCAGCTTCGCCGAAACCTTGTGGGAGGACCTCGTTACGATGGCCGGCGAATATCTTTAG